A genomic segment from Bradyrhizobium diazoefficiens USDA 110 encodes:
- the tyrS gene encoding tyrosine--tRNA ligase: MTAFKSDFLNILQERGFIHQCSDFEGLDALAAKGEATAYVGYDCTARSLHIGNYLTMMMLHWLQQSGNKPITLMGGGTTMVGDPSGKDETRAMRTVAEIEANKESIRGVFAKVLRYGDGKSDAVMLDNAEWLTKLNWIEMLRDVGRHFSVNRMLTMDSVRLRLEREQEMSFIEFNYMVCQAYDFVELAKRTGCKLQMGGSDQWGNIIMGVDLGRRMGTHQLFALTTPLLTTASGAKMGKTAQGAVWLNADQFSPYDFWQYWRNTEDADVGKFLKLFTTLPMSEIGKLEALGGSEINEAKKVLATEATALLHGRDAANEAAETARRTFEEGALAESLPTVEIPRGELDAGFGVLNAFVKAGLVASNGEARRQIKGGGLRVNDEPVTDDKMALSAAHLTPEGVIKLSFGKKKHILIKPA; the protein is encoded by the coding sequence ATGACTGCATTTAAATCGGATTTCCTCAATATCCTGCAGGAACGTGGATTCATCCATCAATGCTCCGATTTCGAGGGGCTGGACGCGCTCGCCGCCAAGGGCGAGGCCACCGCCTATGTCGGCTACGATTGCACCGCCCGCTCGCTGCATATCGGCAACTACCTGACCATGATGATGCTGCACTGGCTCCAGCAGTCCGGCAACAAGCCGATCACCCTGATGGGCGGCGGCACCACCATGGTCGGCGATCCCTCCGGCAAGGACGAGACGCGTGCGATGCGCACCGTCGCCGAGATCGAGGCCAACAAGGAATCGATCCGCGGCGTGTTCGCAAAGGTGCTGCGTTACGGCGACGGCAAGAGCGACGCCGTCATGCTCGACAATGCGGAGTGGCTGACCAAGCTGAACTGGATCGAGATGCTGCGCGACGTCGGCCGGCACTTTTCGGTCAACCGCATGCTGACCATGGACTCCGTCCGGCTGCGCCTCGAGCGCGAGCAGGAGATGAGCTTCATCGAGTTCAACTACATGGTCTGCCAGGCCTACGACTTCGTCGAGCTCGCCAAGCGCACCGGCTGCAAATTGCAGATGGGCGGCTCGGACCAGTGGGGCAACATCATCATGGGCGTCGACCTCGGCCGCCGCATGGGCACGCACCAGTTGTTCGCGCTGACGACGCCGCTGCTGACGACGGCCTCCGGCGCCAAGATGGGCAAGACCGCGCAAGGCGCGGTGTGGCTCAACGCCGACCAGTTCTCGCCGTACGACTTCTGGCAGTACTGGCGCAACACCGAGGACGCCGACGTCGGCAAATTCCTGAAGCTGTTCACGACGCTGCCGATGAGCGAGATCGGCAAGCTCGAGGCGCTCGGCGGCTCGGAGATCAACGAGGCCAAGAAGGTGCTCGCCACCGAGGCGACCGCGCTCTTGCACGGCCGTGACGCAGCGAATGAGGCGGCTGAAACCGCGCGCCGCACCTTCGAGGAAGGCGCGCTCGCCGAAAGTCTGCCAACGGTGGAAATTCCGCGCGGCGAGCTCGACGCCGGCTTCGGCGTGCTCAACGCCTTCGTCAAGGCGGGCCTCGTTGCCTCCAACGGTGAGGCGCGGCGCCAGATCAAGGGCGGCGGCCTGCGCGTCAACGACGAACCCGTCACCGACGACAAGATGGCGCTCTCGGCGGCCCATCTGACGCCTGAGGGCGTGATCAAGCTGTCGTTCGGCAAGAAGAAGCACATCCTCATCAAGCCTGCATAG
- a CDS encoding DUF1697 domain-containing protein yields MGSFVALLRAVNVGGTGKLPMSELKAMCEDLGFAAVRTYIASGNVVFTSRKSEAAIKSALEQRLHAYAGAPVGVLVRSAAEMAQVATDNPFPKAAPNRTVAIFLDKAPPADALSGIRGQKNEELRLGRREIYVHYGDGMGTSKLVIPAAKTGTARNMNTIATLARMAAEL; encoded by the coding sequence ATGGGCTCGTTCGTCGCCTTGCTGCGTGCCGTGAATGTCGGCGGCACCGGCAAGCTGCCGATGAGCGAGCTCAAGGCGATGTGTGAGGATCTCGGCTTTGCCGCCGTGCGCACCTATATCGCCAGCGGCAACGTCGTCTTCACCAGCCGCAAATCAGAAGCTGCGATCAAGAGCGCACTCGAACAGCGCCTCCATGCCTACGCCGGTGCGCCGGTTGGCGTGCTTGTGCGCAGCGCCGCCGAAATGGCGCAAGTCGCGACCGATAATCCCTTTCCGAAAGCCGCGCCCAACCGCACGGTTGCGATCTTCCTCGACAAGGCTCCGCCCGCGGATGCGCTGTCCGGGATTCGCGGCCAGAAGAACGAGGAGCTGCGCCTCGGCCGCCGCGAGATCTACGTCCACTATGGCGACGGCATGGGGACATCGAAGCTCGTCATCCCCGCCGCGAAAACCGGCACCGCGCGTAACATGAATACGATCGCGACGCTGGCCAGGATGGCCGCGGAGCTCTAG
- a CDS encoding DoxX family protein — translation MNFNYLSRYQPALLSLFRFITGLLLFQYGIAKLFKFPALPYFADIPPLIYAAGTLELVLGAALMLGLFTRITAFILSGEMAFAYFMGHMLKTGSPVFLPLLNGGTAAILFCFACLYLSAAGGGSISVDAVMGKESDASGEAYARR, via the coding sequence ATGAACTTCAACTATCTCTCTCGCTATCAACCGGCTCTGCTGAGCCTGTTTCGTTTCATCACCGGACTGCTGCTGTTCCAGTACGGCATCGCAAAACTGTTCAAGTTTCCGGCGCTTCCCTACTTCGCCGACATTCCGCCGCTGATCTACGCGGCAGGCACGCTTGAACTGGTGCTCGGCGCGGCCCTGATGCTCGGCCTGTTCACGCGGATCACGGCGTTCATCCTGTCGGGCGAAATGGCCTTCGCCTACTTCATGGGCCACATGCTCAAGACCGGCTCGCCGGTGTTCCTGCCACTGCTCAATGGCGGTACCGCCGCGATCCTGTTCTGCTTCGCCTGCCTCTATCTCTCGGCAGCCGGGGGCGGCTCGATCAGCGTCGATGCCGTCATGGGCAAGGAGAGCGACGCATCCGGCGAGGCCTACGCCCGGCGCTGA
- a CDS encoding alpha/beta hydrolase, with protein sequence MPEVIFAGPAGRLEGRYHPAKQKNAPIAMILHPHPQFHGTMNHQIVYQCYYAFAHRGFSVLRFNFRGVGRSQGSFDHGTGELSDAAAALDWAQTINPEARACWVAGFSFGAWIGMQLLMRRPEVEGFISIAPPANLYDFSFLAPCPSSGLIVHGEKDAVVPPKDVNTLVEKLKTQKGIVIDQQVIPGANHFFDAKLEPLMETITAYLDMRLANVR encoded by the coding sequence ATGCCTGAAGTTATTTTCGCCGGCCCCGCCGGCCGTCTCGAAGGCCGCTACCACCCGGCCAAGCAGAAGAACGCGCCGATCGCGATGATCCTGCATCCGCATCCGCAGTTTCACGGCACGATGAACCATCAGATCGTGTACCAGTGCTACTACGCCTTCGCGCACCGCGGCTTTTCGGTGCTGCGCTTCAATTTCCGCGGCGTCGGCCGCAGCCAGGGCTCGTTCGACCACGGCACCGGCGAATTGTCGGATGCGGCGGCAGCGCTCGACTGGGCGCAGACCATCAACCCCGAAGCGCGTGCCTGCTGGGTCGCCGGCTTCTCCTTCGGCGCCTGGATCGGCATGCAACTCCTGATGCGCCGTCCCGAGGTCGAGGGCTTCATCTCGATCGCGCCGCCCGCCAACCTCTACGACTTCTCCTTCCTCGCGCCCTGCCCGTCCTCAGGCCTGATCGTGCATGGCGAGAAGGACGCGGTGGTGCCGCCCAAGGACGTCAACACGCTGGTCGAGAAACTGAAGACGCAGAAGGGCATCGTGATCGACCAGCAGGTCATCCCCGGCGCCAACCACTTCTTCGACGCCAAGCTCGAGCCGCTGATGGAAACCATCACGGCCTATCTGGACATGCGTCTGGCGAACGTGCGCTGA
- a CDS encoding methyl-accepting chemotaxis protein has translation MKLLSHLKIRTKLASMVCLAALTVTAIIGVSTVLSKSRMMEDRVQQMRTAVELLYNYAQSLQDEVAAGKLTQAEAKALFHQRGRRMNFNGGQGYPVVYNQDTSLMVNGANQQLEGKITGAKDSNGVLIADAILKAADQAAPGGVTSYLYPRPGQTEPVRKTVFARKFAPWNVTISYGLYVDDIDADVRALTLELAVIGVGLMLLMATLSWLIARDVLGALDRQKNRMQEISEGAIDKPVEETGRGDEIGRMAETLEVLRQTALTARNLEAEQVAAKTRSEQEKRDALIALADRFDASVGQLVGLMASGSGELETTAKSMSSTAEGTNRRAALVGSAANEASQRVQTVASAAEELSSSITEISRQVAQSAEVTGRAVDNARRTDTIVRALSDGAQQIEHVAELISNIAAQTNLLALNATIEAARAGEAGRGFAVVASEVKSLASQTAEATREIGDKIAQIQGATKEAVDAIGGITATIEEVSRIATSIGAAIEEQGAATAEIARSVSQTAEATKEVTTNIGGVSTAANETGNAAGMVLAAASSLSKQAEQLSGEVGTFLAGVRAA, from the coding sequence ATGAAGCTGCTGAGTCATCTGAAGATCCGCACCAAGCTGGCCAGCATGGTCTGCCTCGCGGCGCTCACTGTCACGGCCATCATCGGGGTATCGACCGTTCTCAGCAAGAGCCGCATGATGGAGGACCGCGTCCAGCAGATGCGAACCGCGGTGGAGCTCCTCTACAACTACGCGCAATCGCTCCAGGACGAGGTCGCCGCCGGCAAGCTGACGCAGGCCGAGGCCAAGGCCCTGTTCCACCAGCGCGGCCGTCGCATGAACTTCAATGGCGGCCAGGGCTATCCGGTGGTCTACAATCAGGACACGTCCCTGATGGTGAACGGCGCCAACCAGCAGCTCGAAGGCAAGATCACGGGCGCCAAGGACTCCAATGGCGTGCTGATCGCCGACGCCATCCTCAAGGCTGCCGACCAGGCCGCGCCGGGCGGCGTGACCTCCTATCTCTATCCCCGCCCCGGCCAGACCGAGCCGGTCCGCAAGACCGTGTTCGCGCGCAAGTTCGCGCCCTGGAACGTGACCATCAGCTACGGCCTCTATGTCGACGATATCGATGCCGACGTGCGTGCCTTGACGCTGGAGCTCGCCGTCATCGGCGTCGGCCTGATGCTGCTGATGGCGACACTGTCCTGGCTGATCGCCCGCGACGTGCTCGGCGCGCTCGACCGCCAGAAGAACCGCATGCAGGAGATTTCCGAGGGCGCCATCGACAAGCCGGTCGAGGAGACCGGCCGCGGCGACGAGATCGGTCGCATGGCCGAGACGCTCGAAGTGCTCAGGCAGACCGCGCTCACGGCGCGCAACCTCGAGGCCGAGCAGGTCGCCGCCAAGACCCGCAGCGAGCAGGAGAAGCGCGACGCCCTGATCGCGCTCGCCGACCGCTTCGATGCCTCCGTCGGCCAGCTCGTCGGCCTGATGGCCTCCGGCTCCGGTGAACTCGAGACCACCGCAAAGTCGATGTCGTCCACCGCCGAAGGCACCAACCGCCGCGCCGCCTTGGTCGGCTCGGCCGCCAATGAAGCCAGCCAGCGCGTCCAGACCGTGGCCTCGGCGGCGGAAGAGCTTTCGTCCTCGATCACCGAGATCAGCCGCCAGGTCGCGCAATCGGCCGAGGTCACCGGCCGCGCCGTCGACAACGCCCGCCGCACCGACACCATCGTGCGCGCCCTCTCGGACGGCGCTCAACAGATCGAGCATGTCGCCGAGCTGATCTCCAACATCGCGGCGCAGACCAATCTGCTCGCGCTCAACGCCACCATCGAGGCCGCGCGTGCCGGTGAAGCCGGCCGCGGCTTTGCCGTCGTCGCCTCCGAGGTGAAGTCGCTCGCAAGCCAGACCGCCGAAGCCACCCGCGAGATCGGCGACAAGATCGCCCAGATCCAGGGCGCGACCAAGGAAGCCGTGGATGCCATCGGCGGCATCACCGCCACCATCGAGGAAGTCAGCCGGATCGCCACCTCGATCGGCGCGGCCATCGAGGAGCAAGGCGCCGCCACCGCCGAGATCGCGCGCAGCGTCTCGCAGACCGCGGAGGCCACCAAGGAGGTCACCACCAATATCGGCGGCGTCAGCACCGCGGCGAACGAAACCGGCAACGCCGCCGGCATGGTGCTCGCGGCGGCCAGCAGCCTCTCCAAGCAGGCCGAGCAGCTCTCCGGCGAAGTCGGCACCTTCCTGGCAGGCGTGCGCGCGGCGTAA
- a CDS encoding DMT family transporter, whose amino-acid sequence MSPSLAWLMLVIAGVLDVGWAISMKYAEGYTRPGWSIASLALLAAFVFLLGRALKVLEVGVAYSVWTGIGAAGTFVMGVVLFGETLSAMKIAGIVLVLTGIAALKLA is encoded by the coding sequence ATGTCACCATCATTGGCCTGGCTCATGCTGGTGATCGCCGGCGTGCTCGATGTCGGCTGGGCGATCTCGATGAAATATGCGGAAGGCTACACGCGGCCGGGCTGGAGCATCGCGTCGCTCGCGCTGCTCGCGGCCTTCGTGTTCCTGCTCGGACGCGCGCTGAAGGTGCTCGAGGTCGGCGTCGCCTATTCGGTCTGGACCGGCATTGGTGCTGCCGGCACCTTCGTCATGGGCGTGGTGCTGTTCGGCGAGACCCTGAGTGCAATGAAGATCGCCGGTATCGTGCTGGTGCTGACAGGGATCGCCGCGCTGAAGCTGGCCTAG
- a CDS encoding LytTR family DNA-binding domain-containing protein, giving the protein MADGQNAPETKRVETVWDQDRARGDEASAPGTSGWRGGISGGDWTIFGAIAAVAFAIGIVNALSGAQDAAWRGDSYDIGRRLFWELSSIIVILLLVPILVLAVRRMRQPRGLAIRIGIAAVALLGFSALHITGMVWVRKLALWLAGSAYDFHFSLAVILYEFRKDAVTASLLGATLWLIESRRELRKAARAAMFMPAAPLEQPPPGLIWLRDGASRIRVAPRDILWVASAGNYIEYSLADGTQRLIRGTLAATENDLARFAIVRVHRTRLANLDRVRGVEFKPSGDFELTFDTGQTLGGSRRYRPAVASLGDRTALCESPPEAPDSR; this is encoded by the coding sequence ATGGCTGACGGCCAAAATGCCCCCGAAACGAAGCGCGTCGAGACGGTTTGGGATCAGGACCGGGCGCGCGGGGACGAGGCGTCGGCGCCCGGGACAAGCGGTTGGCGCGGCGGGATCAGCGGCGGCGATTGGACGATTTTCGGTGCGATCGCGGCCGTCGCGTTCGCCATCGGAATCGTCAATGCACTCTCCGGCGCGCAGGACGCCGCCTGGCGCGGCGACAGCTATGACATTGGCCGGCGACTGTTCTGGGAACTGTCGAGCATCATCGTCATCCTGCTGCTGGTGCCGATCCTGGTGCTGGCCGTCCGGCGCATGCGCCAGCCACGGGGGCTGGCGATACGCATCGGAATCGCTGCGGTCGCCCTGCTCGGCTTCTCGGCCCTCCACATCACCGGAATGGTCTGGGTCCGGAAGCTCGCGCTCTGGCTCGCGGGAAGCGCCTACGACTTCCATTTCTCGCTCGCGGTGATCCTGTACGAGTTCCGCAAGGATGCCGTGACCGCTTCGCTGCTCGGAGCAACACTCTGGCTGATCGAAAGCCGACGAGAGCTGAGGAAGGCCGCGCGCGCGGCGATGTTTATGCCTGCCGCTCCACTGGAGCAGCCGCCCCCCGGTTTGATCTGGCTCCGGGACGGCGCCAGCCGTATTCGCGTCGCACCGCGCGACATCCTGTGGGTCGCCTCCGCCGGCAATTACATCGAATACAGCCTCGCCGACGGCACCCAGCGCCTGATCCGCGGCACGCTCGCCGCGACCGAAAACGACCTCGCCCGCTTCGCCATCGTGCGCGTTCACCGGACAAGGCTCGCCAATCTCGACCGGGTGCGTGGCGTGGAGTTCAAGCCGTCAGGGGATTTCGAGCTCACCTTCGACACCGGGCAGACGCTGGGAGGCAGCCGCCGCTACCGGCCCGCGGTCGCCTCGCTCGGAGACCGCACCGCCTTGTGTGAATCGCCTCCGGAGGCGCCCGACAGCCGATAA
- a CDS encoding anhydro-N-acetylmuramic acid kinase — MMLTALGLMSGTSLDGVDVALIETDGKQVKAFGPSGYRPYSPVERNLLRQALSEAVHLTRRDARPGILAEAERAVTQAHAEAVAAFVAQNRMRPEDIDIVGFHGQTVLHRPEKRLTVQIGDAPALARAIHIPVMHDFRAADVEAGGQGAPFVPVYHRALAQSLEREGPIVVVNIGGVSNITYIDGNDTLIACDTGPGNALLDDFMYRTMNQAFDTEGKFAALGTADEAWIARALELPFFALPPPKSLDRNDFAALKLGDVPPAVGAATLTAFTAAAIARIIPLLPRRPRSWIVCGGGARNLTMLRMLRERVGSATVEAAEALGWASDAIEAQAFGFLAARGLKGLPLSYPATTGVPMPMTGGVIARP; from the coding sequence ATGATGTTGACGGCACTCGGTTTGATGAGCGGCACCTCGCTGGACGGGGTCGATGTCGCGCTGATCGAAACCGACGGAAAGCAAGTGAAGGCGTTCGGTCCGTCCGGCTACCGGCCCTACAGCCCGGTCGAGCGCAACCTGCTGCGCCAGGCGCTGAGCGAGGCCGTGCACCTGACGCGGCGCGATGCCCGGCCGGGGATACTGGCCGAGGCCGAACGCGCAGTGACGCAGGCGCATGCCGAAGCCGTCGCCGCCTTCGTGGCCCAGAACCGGATGAGGCCGGAGGACATCGACATCGTCGGCTTCCACGGCCAGACCGTGCTGCATCGGCCCGAGAAGCGGCTGACGGTGCAGATCGGCGACGCGCCGGCGCTGGCCAGGGCGATCCATATCCCCGTGATGCACGACTTCCGCGCCGCCGACGTCGAGGCTGGCGGGCAGGGCGCGCCGTTCGTGCCGGTCTACCACCGGGCGCTGGCACAATCGCTGGAGCGCGAGGGACCAATCGTCGTGGTCAATATCGGCGGCGTCTCGAACATCACCTATATCGACGGCAACGACACGTTGATCGCCTGCGATACCGGGCCCGGCAACGCGCTGCTCGACGATTTCATGTACCGCACCATGAACCAGGCGTTCGACACGGAGGGCAAGTTCGCCGCGCTCGGCACGGCGGATGAGGCCTGGATCGCGCGGGCGCTGGAATTACCGTTCTTCGCGCTGCCGCCGCCAAAATCGCTCGACCGTAACGATTTTGCCGCGCTGAAACTTGGCGACGTGCCGCCGGCCGTCGGCGCCGCGACGCTGACAGCTTTCACCGCGGCGGCGATCGCCCGCATCATCCCGCTGCTGCCGCGGCGGCCGCGGAGCTGGATCGTCTGCGGCGGCGGCGCCCGCAACCTCACCATGCTGCGGATGTTGCGGGAGCGGGTGGGGTCGGCCACCGTCGAGGCCGCCGAGGCCCTCGGGTGGGCCTCCGACGCCATCGAGGCCCAAGCGTTCGGCTTCCTCGCCGCGCGTGGGCTGAAGGGCCTGCCGCTGTCCTATCCGGCTACCACGGGCGTGCCGATGCCGATGACGGGCGGCGTGATCGCGCGGCCCTGA
- a CDS encoding methyl-accepting chemotaxis protein, giving the protein MTLLSHLKIRTKLASMVCLAALTVTALIVASAYLSKTRMLEDRARQMQTAVDLLHGFAQSLQDEVAGGKMTLAEAQAQFKLRGRQMKFNGGQGYPVVYTADSTVMMNGGAPQLEGKNNGIKDANGIVIGDATVAAGKQAPEGSILSYLFPRPGETVPVRKLVFARQFAPWNVAIAYGLYVDDIDADVRALTLELAVIGVGLMLLMAALSWLIARDVLGALDRQKNRMQEISEGAIDKPVEETGRGDEIGRMAETLEVLRQTALTARNLEAEQIANKTRSEQEKRDGLIALADRFDASVGQLVGLMASGSGELETTAKSMSSTAEGTNRRAALVGSAANEASQRVQTVASAAEELSSSITEISRQVAQSAEVTGRAVDNARRTDTIVRALSDGAQQIEHVAELISSIAAQTNLLALNATIEAARAGEAGRGFAVVASEVKSLASQTAEATREIGDKIAQIQGATKEAVDAIGGITATIEEVSRIATSIGAAIEEQGAATAEIARSVSQTAEATKEVTTNIGGVSTAANETGNAAGMVLAAASSLSKQAEQLSGEVGTFLAGVRAA; this is encoded by the coding sequence ATGACGCTGCTCAGTCACCTGAAGATCCGCACCAAGCTCGCCAGCATGGTCTGTCTTGCGGCGCTCACCGTGACCGCCCTCATCGTCGCGTCAGCCTATCTCAGCAAGACCCGCATGCTCGAAGATCGCGCGCGCCAGATGCAGACGGCGGTCGATCTGCTGCACGGCTTCGCGCAATCGCTCCAGGACGAGGTCGCCGGCGGCAAGATGACGCTCGCCGAGGCGCAGGCCCAGTTCAAGCTGCGCGGCCGACAGATGAAGTTCAACGGCGGCCAAGGTTATCCCGTGGTCTACACCGCCGATTCCACTGTCATGATGAATGGCGGCGCGCCTCAGCTCGAGGGCAAGAACAACGGCATCAAGGATGCCAATGGCATCGTCATCGGCGACGCCACGGTGGCCGCGGGCAAGCAGGCACCGGAAGGCAGTATCCTGTCCTATCTGTTCCCGCGTCCCGGCGAAACCGTTCCAGTCCGCAAACTGGTGTTCGCTCGCCAGTTTGCACCCTGGAACGTCGCGATTGCCTACGGCCTCTATGTCGACGACATCGACGCCGACGTGCGTGCCTTGACGCTGGAGCTAGCCGTCATCGGCGTCGGCCTGATGCTGCTGATGGCCGCACTGTCCTGGCTGATCGCCCGCGACGTGCTCGGCGCGCTCGACCGCCAGAAGAACCGCATGCAGGAGATTTCCGAAGGCGCCATCGACAAGCCGGTCGAGGAGACCGGCCGCGGCGACGAGATCGGCCGCATGGCCGAGACGCTCGAAGTGCTCCGGCAGACCGCACTCACGGCGCGCAACCTGGAGGCCGAGCAGATCGCCAACAAGACCCGCAGCGAGCAGGAGAAGCGCGACGGCCTGATCGCGCTCGCCGACCGCTTCGATGCCTCCGTCGGCCAGCTCGTCGGCCTGATGGCCTCGGGCTCCGGTGAACTCGAGACCACCGCAAAGTCGATGTCGTCCACCGCCGAAGGCACCAACCGCCGCGCCGCATTGGTCGGCTCGGCCGCCAATGAAGCCAGCCAGCGCGTCCAGACCGTGGCCTCGGCGGCGGAAGAGCTTTCGTCCTCGATCACCGAGATCAGCCGCCAGGTCGCGCAATCGGCCGAGGTCACCGGCCGCGCCGTGGACAACGCCCGCCGCACCGACACCATCGTGCGCGCCCTCTCGGACGGCGCTCAACAGATCGAGCACGTCGCCGAGCTGATCTCCAGCATCGCGGCGCAGACCAATCTGCTCGCGCTCAACGCCACCATCGAGGCCGCGCGTGCCGGTGAAGCCGGCCGCGGCTTTGCCGTCGTCGCCTCCGAGGTGAAGTCGCTCGCAAGCCAGACCGCCGAGGCCACCCGCGAGATCGGCGACAAGATCGCCCAGATCCAGGGCGCGACCAAGGAAGCCGTGGATGCCATCGGCGGCATCACCGCCACCATCGAGGAAGTCAGCCGGATCGCCACCTCGATCGGCGCGGCCATCGAGGAGCAAGGCGCCGCCACCGCCGAGATCGCGCGCAGCGTCTCGCAGACCGCGGAGGCCACCAAGGAGGTCACCACCAATATCGGCGGCGTCAGCACCGCGGCGAACGAAACCGGCAACGCCGCCGGCATGGTGCTCGCGGCGGCCAGCAGCCTCTCCAAGCAGGCCGAGCAGCTCTCCGGCGAAGTCGGCACCTTCCTGGCAGGCGTGCGCGCGGCGTAA
- a CDS encoding MFS transporter has product MDQKTPRESRKDGVAATPGGAVRVALTVLALCFTLAVLGRGLGDSFTVFLKPISESFGWDRAQIVSVYSLTWLASGLTAPFVGRLFDHSGPRIVYALGLSLLGAAFLIAAHAQHLWQFQLSIGLCVGIGVAFIGIVPNSILLGRWFGPRLPTAMSVVYSAMGGGVLALLPASQLLIDHIGWRGTYQLFGFAALGLLVPLLLLPWRLFATGSPHVVKRTDPDFIDNGWTLLGAMRHHAFWALFSTFFFTAVGMYAIAAQIVAYLIDAGFPPLQAATAWGFSGVVLVFGMLGVSALDGLIGRRPSVLLSYAISILGIALLWLLQYVPNILVLSGFVVCFGSMMGSRGPLISATAMRIFQGKRVGTIYGTISIGSGLGSAFGSWSGGLIHDAAHGYNALLAFALASVVLGMIPFLVVPALRR; this is encoded by the coding sequence ATGGATCAGAAGACGCCCAGGGAATCGCGCAAGGATGGCGTCGCGGCGACGCCGGGAGGCGCCGTGCGCGTCGCACTCACCGTGCTCGCACTCTGCTTCACGCTGGCCGTGCTGGGCCGTGGGCTCGGCGACAGTTTTACGGTATTCCTGAAGCCGATCTCGGAAAGCTTTGGCTGGGACCGCGCACAGATCGTCTCGGTCTATTCGCTCACATGGCTCGCGAGCGGTCTCACCGCTCCCTTCGTCGGACGGCTGTTCGACCATTCCGGGCCGCGCATCGTCTATGCGCTCGGACTATCGCTGCTCGGCGCGGCATTCCTGATTGCGGCGCACGCACAGCACCTGTGGCAGTTCCAGCTCTCGATCGGCCTCTGCGTCGGCATCGGCGTCGCCTTCATCGGCATCGTGCCGAACTCGATCCTGCTCGGCCGCTGGTTCGGGCCGCGCCTGCCGACCGCGATGTCGGTGGTGTATTCGGCCATGGGCGGCGGCGTGCTGGCGCTGCTGCCGGCCTCGCAGCTGCTGATCGATCACATCGGCTGGCGCGGCACCTACCAGCTGTTCGGCTTTGCAGCATTGGGCCTGCTGGTGCCGCTGCTGCTGCTGCCGTGGCGGCTGTTCGCCACGGGCTCGCCGCATGTGGTGAAGAGGACCGATCCTGACTTCATCGACAACGGCTGGACGCTTCTCGGCGCGATGCGCCATCACGCCTTCTGGGCGCTGTTCTCGACCTTCTTCTTCACCGCCGTCGGCATGTACGCGATCGCCGCGCAGATCGTGGCCTACCTGATCGACGCAGGCTTCCCGCCGCTCCAGGCCGCGACGGCCTGGGGCTTCTCCGGCGTCGTGCTTGTGTTCGGCATGTTGGGGGTCTCCGCGCTCGACGGACTGATCGGGCGCAGGCCTTCCGTGCTGTTGAGCTACGCGATCTCGATCCTCGGCATCGCCCTGCTCTGGCTGCTGCAATACGTCCCCAACATCCTGGTGCTCAGCGGATTCGTCGTCTGCTTCGGCAGCATGATGGGCTCGCGCGGCCCGCTGATCAGCGCGACCGCGATGCGGATCTTTCAGGGCAAGCGGGTCGGCACGATCTACGGCACCATTTCGATCGGCAGCGGGCTGGGCTCGGCGTTCGGCTCCTGGAGCGGTGGCCTGATCCACGACGCGGCCCACGGCTACAACGCGTTGCTCGCCTTCGCACTTGCGAGCGTGGTGCTCGGGATGATTCCATTCCTGGTTGTCCCCGCCTTGCGGCGGTAG
- a CDS encoding glutathione S-transferase family protein, producing MTASLKLISHKLCPYVQRAVIALKEKGVPFERVDIDLANKPDWFLKLSPLGKVPVLVVTTDKGEVALFESNVICEYIEETQAGAKLHPADALSRAEHRAWMEFGSAILGDLWGLETTTDPATFESKRQALAAKFARVEAALGAGPYFAGEAFSLVDAVFAPVFRYFDLFDELTEHGIFTDVPKVRAWRAELAKRPSVRSAVGADYPQLLRAFLVRHDAHLLKLAA from the coding sequence ATGACCGCTTCGCTCAAACTGATCAGCCACAAGCTTTGCCCCTATGTGCAGCGCGCGGTGATCGCGCTCAAAGAGAAGGGCGTGCCGTTCGAGCGCGTCGACATCGATCTCGCCAACAAGCCCGACTGGTTTCTCAAGCTGTCGCCGCTCGGCAAGGTGCCGGTGCTGGTGGTGACGACCGACAAGGGCGAGGTCGCGCTGTTCGAGAGCAACGTGATCTGCGAATACATCGAGGAGACGCAAGCGGGCGCGAAGCTGCATCCGGCGGATGCGCTGAGCCGTGCCGAGCACCGCGCCTGGATGGAGTTCGGTTCGGCGATCCTTGGCGATCTCTGGGGGCTGGAGACGACGACCGATCCCGCGACGTTCGAGAGCAAGCGTCAGGCGCTGGCGGCCAAGTTCGCGCGCGTCGAAGCTGCGCTCGGCGCTGGTCCGTATTTTGCGGGCGAGGCGTTCAGCCTTGTCGATGCCGTGTTCGCACCCGTCTTCCGCTATTTCGATCTGTTCGATGAGCTGACCGAGCATGGCATCTTCACGGATGTGCCGAAGGTCCGGGCGTGGCGAGCTGAGCTGGCGAAGCGTCCGAGCGTGCGGAGCGCGGTCGGAGCGGACTATCCGCAATTGCTCCGCGCCTTCCTCGTGCGCCACGACGCGCACCTGCTCAAGCTCGCGGCCTGA